In Pecten maximus chromosome 10, xPecMax1.1, whole genome shotgun sequence, one genomic interval encodes:
- the LOC117336278 gene encoding uncharacterized protein LOC117336278: MATWLLCLVLMVAVIPIVTVNAVSCYQCNIFKQGTTHLCGGDERVMHNCTACFKTYVRAFLHNQWNRYTYTTAISRYCTHFGQHQKPEGCYATTADSGYVKQCFCYTDYCNGAKSTREDRTRLVLLLALGAYIAFNVFPNYD; the protein is encoded by the exons ATGGCTACTTGGTTATTGTGTTTGGTACTGATGGTGGCGGTCATTCCCATTGTCACAG TGAACGCCGTATCCTGCTACCAATGTAACATTTTCAAACAAGGGACGACACATCTGTGTGGCGGTGATGAGCGGGTCATGCATAACTGTACGGCGTGCTTCAAAACTTACGTCAGAGCCTTCCTTCACAACCAGTGGAACAGATATACAT ATACGACGGCGATATCCCGATATTGTACTCATTTTGGCCAGCACCAAAAACCGGAGGGCTGTTACGCTACGACCGCCGACTCTGGATACGTCAAACAGTGTTTCTGTTACACTGACTACTGCAACGGGGCCAAGTCGACAAGGGAGGATCGAACACGTCTCGTGCTCTTACTGGCTCTAGGCGCTTACATCGCTTTTAATGTGTTTCCAAATTACGATTGA
- the LOC117336631 gene encoding eukaryotic translation initiation factor 3 subunit A-like, with the protein MQEYNDKKATEIQTRGAKQTANTDKGSQTDWEHRQGSQTDWEHRQGRQTDWEHRQGSQTDCEHRQGSQTDWEHRQGEPNRLGTQTRRAKQTGNTDRGAKQTGNTDKGAKQTGNTDRGVKQTGNTDRGAKQTGNTDRGAKQTGNTDKGAKQTGSTDRGVKQTGITDKESQTDWEHRQGEPNRLGTQTGEPNRLGTQTREPNRLGAQTGESNRLGSQTRRAKQIGNTDKGAKQTGNTDKGAKQTGSTDRGVKQTGITDKESQTDWEHRQGEPNRLGTQTGEPNRLGTQTGEPNRLGTQTGESNRLGTQTRGAKQTGNTDRGAKQTGNTDKGAKQTGSTDRGVKQTGITDKESQTDWEHRQGEPNRLGTQTGEPNRLGTQTREPNRLGAQTGESNRLGSQTRRAKQIGNTDKGAKQTGNTDRGVKQTGITDKESQTDWEHRQGKPNRLGTQTGEPNRLGTQTGESNRLGTQTRGAKQTGNTDRGAKQTWNTDKGAKQTGNTDKGAKQTGSTDRGVKQTGITDKESQTDWEHRQGEPNRLGTQTGEPNRLGTQTGEQGEPNRLGTQTGEPNRLGTQTRESNRLGTQTRGAKQTGNTDRGAKQTGNTDKGAKQTGSTDRGAKQTGNTDRGVKQTGNTDRGAKQTGNTDRGAKQTGNTDKGSQTDWEHRQGSQTDLEHRQGSQTDWEHRQGELNRLGTQTRRAKQTGNTDRGAKQTGNTDRGVKQTGNTDKGSQTDWEHRQGSQTDWEHRQGSQTDWEHRQGSQTDWDHRQGEPNRLGTQTREPNRLGTQTRKPNRLGTQTRGAKQTGNTDKESQTDWEHRQGEPNRLGTQTREPNRLGTQTRRAKQTGNTDKGAKQTGNTDKGAKQTGNTDKGDKQTGNTDKGDKTQDIKTLKNCVDVIDGYLQAPNCCLGDN; encoded by the exons ATGCAAGAATACAACGACAAAAAAGCTACAGA AATACAGACAAGGGGAGCCAAACAGACTGCGAACACAGACAAGGGGAGCCAAACAGACTGGGAACACAGACAGGGGAGCCAAACTGACTGGGAACACAGACAGGGGAGACAAACAGACTGGGAACACAGACAAGGGAGCCAAACAGACTGCGAACACAGACAAGGGAGCCAAACAGACTGGGAACACAGACAAGGGGAGCCAAACAGACTGGGAACACAGACAAGGAGAGCCAAACAGACTGGAAACACAGACAGGGGAGCCAAACAGACTGGGAACACAGACAAGGGAGCCAAACAGACTGGGAACACAGACAGGGGAGTCAAACAGACTGGGAACACAGACAGGGGAGCCAAACAGACTGGGAACACAGACAGGGGAGCCAAACAGACTGGGAACACAGACAAGGGAGCCAAACAGACTGGGAGCACAGACAGGGGAGTCAAACAGACTGGGATCACAGACAAGGAGAGCCAAACAGATTGGGAACACAGACAAGGAGAGCCAAACAGACTGGGAACACAGACAGGAGAGCCAAACAGACTGGGAACACAGACAAGGGAGCCAAACAGACTGGGAGCACAGACAGGGGAGTCAAACAGACTGGGATCACAGACAAGGAGAGCCAAACAGATTGGGAACACAGACAAGGGAGCCAAACAGACTGGGAACACAGACAAGGGAGCCAAACAGACTGGGAGCACAGACAGGGGAGTCAAACAGACTGGGATCACAGACAAGGAGAGCCAAACAGATTGGGAACACAGACAAGGAGAGCCAAACAGACTGGGAACACAGACAGGGGAGCCAAACAGACTGGGAACACAGACAGGGGAGCCAAACAGACTGGGAACACAGACAGGGGAGTCAAACAGACTGGGAACACAGACAAGGGGAGCCAAACAGACTGGGAACACAGACAGGGGAGCCAAACAGACTGGGAACACAGACAAGGGAGCCAAACAGACTGGGAGCACAGACAGGGGAGTCAAACAGACTGGGATCACAGACAAGGAGAGCCAAACAGATTGGGAACACAGACAAGGAGAGCCAAACAGACTGGGAACACAGACAGGGGAGCCAAACAGACTGGGAACACAGACAAGGGAGCCAAACAGACTGGGAGCACAGACAGGGGAGTCAAACAGACTGGGATCACAGACAAGGAGAGCCAAACAGATTGGGAACACAGACAAGGGAGCCAAACAGACTGGGAACACAGACAGGGGAGTCAAACAGACTGGGATCACAGACAAGGAGAGCCAAACAGATTGGGAACACAGACAAGGAAAGCCAAACAGACTGGGAACACAGACAGGGGAGCCAAACAGACTGGGAACACAGACAGGGGAGTCAAACAGACTGGGAACACAGACAAGGGGAGCCAAACAGACTGGGAACACAGACAGGGGAGCCAAACAGACTTGGAACACAGACAAGGGAGCCAAACAGACTGGGAACACAGACAAGGGAGCCAAACAGACTGGGAGCACAGACAGGGGAGTCAAACAGACTGGGATCACAGACAAGGAGAGCCAAACAGATTGGGAACACAGACAAGGAGAGCCAAACAGACTGGGAACACAGACAGGGGAGCCAAACAGACTGGGAACACAGACAGGGGA ACAAGGAGAGCCAAACAGACTGGGAACACAGACAGGGGAGCCAAACAGACTGGGAACACAGACAAGGGAGTCAAACAGACTGGGAACACAGACAAGGGGAGCCAAACAGACTGGGAACACAGACAGGGGAGCCAAACAGACTGGGAACACAGACAAGGGAGCCAAACAGACTGGGAGCACAGACAGGGGAGCCAAACAGACTGGGAACACAGACAGGGGAGTCAAACAGACTGGGAACACAGACAGGGGAGCCAAACAGACTGGGAACACAGACAGGGGAGCCAAACAGACTGGGAACACAGACAAGGGGAGCCAAACAGACTGGGAACACAGACAGGGGAGCCAAACAGACTTGGAACACAGACAAGGGAGCCAAACAGACTGGGAACACAGACAAGGGGAGCTAAACAGACTGGGAACACAGACAAGGAGAGCCAAACAGACTGGGAACACAGACAGGGGAGCCAAACAGACTGGGAACACAGACAGGGGAGTCAAACAGACTGGGAACACAGACAAGGGGAGCCAAACAGACTGGGAACACAGACAGGGGAGCCAAACAGACTGGGAACACAGACAAGGGAGCCAAACAGACTGGGAGCACAGACAGGGGAGTCAAACAGACTGGGATCACAGACAAGGAGAGCCAAACAGATTGGGAACACAGACAAGGGAGCCAAACAGACTGGGAACACAGACAAGGAAGCCAAACAGACTGGGAACACAGACAAGGGGAGCCAAACAGACTGGGAACACAGACAAGGAGAGCCAAACAGACTGGGAACACAGACAAGGGGAGCCAAACAGACTTGGAACACAGACAAGGGAGCCAAACAGACTGGGAACACAGACAAGGAGAGCCAAACAGACTGGGAACACAGACAAGGGAGCCAAACAGACTGGGAACACAGACAAGGGAGCCAAACAGACTGGGAACACAGACAAGGGAGACAAACAGACTGGGAACACAGACAAGGGAGACAAAACACAAGATATTAAGACCTTAAAAAACTGTGTTGATGTCATTGATGGCTATTTACAAGCTCCCAACTGTTGCCTTGGTGATAACTAA